A portion of the Carya illinoinensis cultivar Pawnee chromosome 11, C.illinoinensisPawnee_v1, whole genome shotgun sequence genome contains these proteins:
- the LOC122282382 gene encoding putative glucan endo-1,3-beta-glucosidase GVI: MVIVFLSNLTVLFREVLLEMARLFCCITVLHLLLLFKLNISAEAGVVGVNYGMLGNNLPPPRRVIALLKSRNITSIRLYDPNHDALQALQNSGIKVILGTLNQDLQMLGAADPSFARSWVSTNVIPYSKTVHFRCISAGNEVIPSDLAAYVFPAMKNLKAALNAAELAYIPVTTCVSTAILGASYPPSRGEFSKDSSLVMRSVAAFLAANGSPLLVNVYPYFPYVDNQEEIPLSYALFNSTNVVVKDGQLEYRNLFDAITDAVYAALEKVGGASIQIVVSESGWPSKENGDIATVANAQMYVNNLIAHVSGETGTPKRPGKSIESYIFALFNENLKPPGTEQNFGLYNPDMTEVYPVDFTH, from the exons ATGGTCATCGTCTTCCTCTCAAACCTGACTGTTTTGTTTAGAGAAGTCTTGTTGGAAATGGCTCGTCTTTTTTGCTGCATAACTGTCTTACACCTACTTCTACTGTTCAAGCTTAATATATCAGCCG AAGCTGGGGTTGTTGGTGTAAATTATGGGATGCTGGGGAACAACCTCCCACCTCCAAGGCGGGTTATTGCACTCTTAAAATCCAGAAACATTACAAGCATTCGCCTTTATGACCCCAATCATGATGCCCTTCAAGCTTTACAAAACTCAGGAATTAAAGTCATTCTTGGAACCCTAAACCAGGATCTCCAAATGCTTGGGGCGGCTGACCCATCATTTGCCAGAAGCTGGGTGAGTACCAATGTAATTCCGTATTCCAAAACTGTTCACTTTCGTTGCATTTCCGCTGGCAACGAAGTCATCCCCAGCGACCTTGCAGCTTATGTTTTTCCAGccatgaagaatctaaaagcaGCACTAAATGCTGCTGAACTTGCCTATATCCCAGTTACTACTTGCGTCTCAACCGCTATTCTTGGAGCTTCATACCCTCCTTCTCGAGGGGAGTTTTCCAAAGATTCGAGCCTTGTAATGAGATCAGTAGCAGCATTCTTGGCAGCAAATGGAAGCCCTCTCCTCGTGAATGTGTATCCTTACTTCCCATACGTAGATAATCAAGAAGAAATTCCCTTATCTTATGCGCTTTTTAACAGCACCAATGTGGTGGTGAAAGATGGACAGCTTGAGTATAGGAATCTCTTCGATGCTATAACTGATGCAGTTTACGCGGCGCTGGAGAAGGTAGGCGGTGCCTCAATTCAGATCGTTGTGTCTGAGAGTGGATGGCCATCCAAAGAAAATGGTGACATTGCAACTGTGGCTAATGCTCAAATGTATGTTAACAACCTGATTGCGCATGTATCAGGGGAGACTGGTACACCAAAGAGGCCGGGGAAGAGTATCGAGTCTTATATTTTTGCCCTTTTTAACGAGAACCTCAAACCTCCAGGGACTGAGCAGAATTTTGGCTTGTACAACCCAGACATGACAGAGGTTTACCCTGTTGATTTTACTCATTAA